In one window of Methanophagales archaeon DNA:
- a CDS encoding Hsp20/alpha crystallin family protein, translating to MERRRRPSIFDMMERYMERMFEEMRGLPLPFEEEFRRRRRESQDIEDWFRDPFEDLMERLEEELPKEFKNFVTEEETPEGKIRRYGPFIYGFTLTKEPGKEPEIKEFGNIRPSFRRIEPFPQREPLVDLVEQKDSYEVVAELPGVEKKDIRLHATENSLEIRTENERKYYKEVTFDVPVDPKSAKATYKNGVLSVKIKKKEGGEKTTISLE from the coding sequence ATGGAAAGAAGAAGGAGACCGTCTATATTTGATATGATGGAGCGGTATATGGAGCGGATGTTCGAGGAGATGCGGGGTTTACCACTGCCTTTCGAGGAGGAGTTTAGAAGACGGAGGAGAGAGTCTCAGGATATCGAAGATTGGTTCAGAGACCCGTTTGAGGATTTGATGGAGCGCTTAGAGGAGGAATTGCCGAAAGAGTTCAAGAATTTCGTGACTGAGGAGGAGACGCCGGAAGGCAAGATAAGAAGATACGGACCCTTCATTTATGGGTTCACCCTCACGAAGGAGCCGGGTAAGGAACCAGAGATAAAGGAGTTTGGGAATATAAGACCGTCCTTCAGGCGGATAGAACCGTTCCCACAGCGTGAGCCTCTGGTTGATCTCGTGGAGCAGAAAGATTCTTACGAAGTGGTTGCGGAACTGCCAGGTGTTGAGAAGAAGGATATAAGGTTGCACGCAACGGAGAATTCACTTGAGATAAGGACAGAGAACGAGCGGAAATACTACAAAGAAGTGACATTTGATGTACCTGTGGATCCGAAATCGGCAAAGGCTACATATAAGAACGGTGTGCTCAGTGTAAAGATAAAGAAGAAGGAAGGGGGAGAGAAGACCACAATATCGCTCGAATAA